In Motacilla alba alba isolate MOTALB_02 chromosome 2, Motacilla_alba_V1.0_pri, whole genome shotgun sequence, the DNA window tgttctttaccCTAAAGCTGAGGATGACACTGTTGCCCAAGAAGAGAAATGTACTTGTGTTTTCCAGATGGCTGGAGACAGCGAAGGAATAACATGGGAAGTCCTTGATCTGGAATCTCATTTTCCACGAGAAGTTGGGGGGTCCTTGGAGCTATCCAATGACACCTCTTTTTCACTGAGGATCAAAAATGCGACTGGCCAAAACAGCGGGACGTACAAGTGCACTCTGGGGGAGCAGAACGGAGAACGCAATCTGAGCAGCACAGTCACATTAAAAGTAACAGGTACAGTGGAGAGCTTTGACTGTCCCATGCTCCACGTGGCATGTCAGGAAggtaacagttttaaaatattgtacAAACACCAGAGCAATATAACACTGTGCTTTACATTTTAGGTTGCCCTGGAATAGAAGAGgacaaactaaaaaaatacaaaggcGAGCTCTTCATGCTGACTTGCCTtgggattttttatttgctgctcATCTTTTTTACTTGTGTAAGTAATTCTCTTTCTCATAAGCAAAGCAACAATACCAACCAAAATACCCCCACTCATTTTCTCTGCTAGCACTGCTTTAACACAGCTGGTCTGAAGTTGGTGTCCATACTTAATTTATGATTAAACTTGGGTACATGAGGATGGAGTTCCAAATAGAGCGAACTGCGCCCTGATCTAACTCGGATCTAATTCAAACTATCAGTTATTTTCCTGCACTCTCACTGCTCATTTCTGCTTCCAGTTACTCTGTGTAAACTACTTACCAGTTTAAGGGCATGGCAACAGGTCTTCTGGTTTAGTACCTGGGAACAGCATTTGTCCAAGATGGAGGCACAGACCTTTGggagcccttccctgcctgtggaATTACTTCGTGCGGTGGCATGGTGGACATGTCCAAGTCCACCTGctttttgcctcagtttccacACTGGTAAATTGGTGTCAACCCCATTTCAGATGAGCATTTTTGTGAAGTCCTGTCTTTCTTGTTGAAcggacattttaaaatacatggagAAAAATCTCATTGGGGAGTTTATCCATACCTTTACTGCTGGATGGTAGttctgggaaaggaagggagaggaggtACTTGGGAAGCTCACTCCACAGAAGAAAAGCTATGCTTTGGGTGCAGTGGCAGTGAAGTCACCTTGCTCAGAGGTAGCAGGAATCTTGGGTACCAGTACAGTACATCGCTGGCTgcatttataataaaaataaaaccagaaccAGCCCCAACATTTTGGGAGGTCAGATTTAACTTTTGCTGCCTGTTTCGTATTTGCCTTCTTGTTTTGCTCCTCAGCAGATGAATCATAACTGTTGATCAGAGTGTATCTAATTAGCTGTGCTAAATGTAGCTTTCCATGTATCTTCAGGGAGCAATTAAATTTATGCCTGTCTCTTTTTTAGATTGACAATTCTGCCAGTAATTTGTGCCATTCAGACAAAAGTTTGATGAGATAAATCTTGTAGGAATTTGTTAGGATGGAAGCATGAAAGCAAGGATATCACTCAGAAGAGACAGATGCCCCACATTCTTCTCAGTGTCCTGAAAGAATTTCAGATCTCTACAGAAATCTCTCCTCCCCTTACAAAAAAAGGTCTCGGTTTTAGTGGTGCAGTTataaaaagcagagctgtgtaGTGAAGATAATCGCTGTGGTGGAATTACGTGTATCTTACTTTTGGGTGAGGCCCTGTCTCAGATATCAACCTAGCTTTCATCAAAATTTAATAGCAACCTGATCTCACAAGTGAGgttcattatttaaaatgccTGTTAAGTTCTTACAGGTTGCCTTGTCCTCTTCTTTAATGAAGATTGTGCCTTATCTCCACTAAACTCAACAGCAATATTCACTTTAGAGCTGGTTGGCAGGACTGGGGCTTTACTTTGAGaatttgatgaaaatatttcaggcaTTGGCTTGCATTGAAGGCAGGTGGAAGCACACTTGCAATAGCTTGATGCAAGGCCTGTTGAGATGAAAATGTGACTcaaatataaattttcttttttgactgAGGCTTTTGTCCTATAAAGTTAATTGATTTAGcaagaaacagcagcttttatTGGTGCTGAGTGCTTCCAGTGACAAACAAATGGGAAAGGTGTTTTGAGCTAGGGttagcaaagagaaaaaataaaaacttcaaaagttttttttaaattgtctttcaTAGGAATTCTCAGTTTTAagctttcctttgtgttttctcttttagaCATGTCTAAGAAAAGAGAGTATGTCTCCCAATTACCAAAAAACCAGACCAGATATGAAGCACATGCTTACCCTCATCAATGTATGTGAAATAACAACTTTGCAGCATTTAAACAGTGACAGCACTTGCAAAAATGAGCTTACTTCAAGTTCTGTCTAAGTTGACGTTGATGGCACTGTGGACTCATCAGTAAACACAAGCTGGATGGCTGAGTGGTATggagaggaaataaattataatatatGGTCTCTTCAGAACAGCCTGAAAGTACAGGTGCCTTGTCAGTGGTCTGCTTGTGCTGGACAAGCCGTCGACAAGCACTGTTATGCACTACTGTAACTTTTGAGAGTTAGTCAGCTAAAAAATACCTTTACTGCTACACAACATGTTACAATGCTGTTATGAGGTTGGTATCAACTTTATTTCACTCTGCTGTGAAGCCCTCCTTTTCTGAGCAAGAATATGCTTCTAACATGAAGACTGAGTTGTAGGGAGGCCATGCCTGTGCAAAGCCAGCAGATGAAGCTCTTCACTGGACTGATATCTCCCACCTTTTGGAAGCAAACACAGCAGGTGCTGTAGtatgaaaagaaatgtgtgcAGGGCTGTCTCTGATCTGAGCCTGATCCTGGATGGAGTTCTATTGCAAACAAGGCGACCCCCTCAAtgatgggagagaaaaatgacgCGGCATCCGACTCcatcttcagaaggctgatgaaatactttattctataaatctacaattgaatctgccatgcactcacaaGCTCAACTGCACTCATCCATGACTCTCGCTGACTGTCTCGAGATTGCCAGCAGACAATCTcaacacagacacactcttggcctTGATTGGCCAAGGGAAGAAgacatcctcactttgggtaaacaatctccacattccattctactttggcacaacacaggcacagcaagtgataaaaattgtgtttttctttctctgatgttcagagaacgTGAGTCCCAGctatattcctgggaaaagctgtgccttgcttttctccatgaggagaaatgtggtaaCAGAGTTCCTTTACTGCAAATGAGATGTAATCCATCATGTGATGTTCAAGCAGGCTGAAGAGGTAACTTCATGCTCTTGCACTGGAAGGATCAAAGCAACATTCACTCTTAAATCTTAGAGTGACAGACAGGCTGAGAAGGAAGATGATTTTCTCAAAATCTTTCTGGACTGAATGAACTTTTTATCTCAGCAGGAAAAATAGGGACATATTTTCCAGATTAATCTGTAGGAAGCTTCAATGAGACTGTTAATCTCAAATAAGAATGAAGAAGACTGTGATATTAAGGACATGTAAAGATGCCTTATTGTGTAGTTTACAAAACATGGAGCCAAACATATGAAACACTTATGTCAGTCAAGTTACTCGAGTGAGGACCAGAGCCCTGGCTTGGAAGAAATCAACCAACCATGTCTTTGGGATGTACTAAGATAGCTATGAGATACAGGAAGGGAAGATAGGACATTTGGTGTTGGCAGTGTATGTATGTGAAAAAAGGACATGAGAAAAGCTGAACTCAGGCACACCATAAAGGGGAGAGAAGATTTGTCCTTTTGGATCAAACAGCAAGAGATCCTAGGCTCTGAATCCAAGGAACCTTCTTCTATTGGATTGCTAGTGCAGAAGGTGAAGGAAGAGGACTCTAAAGTGCTTATGCCATGTCAGAATTTGAGCCCAAACTTCAGAACTTGCATACCCCAAATAgcccagtttaaaaaaatacttcaagaaCTGACCAGCAACATTagaattttaaatgcagtttggAATTCCAGACTGCTGACAAAAAGATCTTTCTGTAATCCTTTGACTAATTTTGAAGTGTTGATGGGAAGAAAGCTGTACATCACTCAGCAttggctctgggagcagggtaGATGTCTGCATTGCTGGAGTCCAATAGGCTCCTGACCAGAATGACTTATAGTTATGACATATAGTTAAGGGATATGCAAATTACTTAGAACATAGTAAGTACAGTAATACCacattgcttttttaaattttattttctgtaatttttacatttaaatgtgTGTAGgatacttgaaataaaaattcagagatAACCTGCCATTTGGTTTTGTGTGCTACATTTGGGAAATAAACTCAGAAAAACTCCGTATCAATTGCATTTTATATTACAACTAGCATAATTACATCAAATAAGGTAGAGATGTGATTCAGcctcttctgcaggaaaaaacatgtatgtgtgtataaCTGATTAAGCAATGGATAATTTTATGTACTTCTAAGGACTTAGCACCATTTAAATTTTCATCAAATTTTTACTTTCTGCCCAAAGTACATTATAAAACACCTATTCCCTACAAAAGACAAGTCATTAGGGAAAATACAAAGGTGTTTCAGTCTGCCCACAGTTACTTTTAAACATGGCCCATCATACTGGGTGACCTGTATGTTTAGGAGGCAAAAAAGATGAAATGAAGGCGTATGTGTTTCTCCATTTGGTCAGAAAGATTTAATCCCCGACAGTCATAGTTTGTTGGGGTTTATCATAGAATGCTAAGAGGTTGGAATGggtcttaaagatcatctagtcccagtccccctggcatgggcaggggcacctcccACTTCACCAGGTTGCCCAAGGCCTTATGCAGCCTTGCTTTGAACACTgccaaggatggggcatccacaacttccctggacaacctgttccagggtctcaccaccctcccagtaaaatattttttcttaatctctAGCctaattttcccctctttccatTTGTACCCATTAGTCCTGTCCTACAGCTCCTGATAAAGAGTCCCTCTTTGGCTTCCCTGAAGGACCCCCTCAGATACTGGAGGGTTGCTATGAGGTGTCCAcaaaaccttctcttctccaggctgaacacccctAATTTTCTTAGCCTGTCTTTGTAGGGGAGGAGCTCCAGTCCTCTTGTCAACTTcgtggccctcctctggacttgctccgGTGGTTTCATGTCCTTcttgggaccccagagctggatgcagcactccaggtggaTCCAGGTGGGGtcctcaccagagcagagtggaggggcagaatcccctccctcaccctgctggccactctcctttggatgcagcccaggattccATTGGgtttctgggctgcaagcacACACAGCGCTCATGTGAGTTTTTTCATTGAGTATCACCCTCAAGTCTTTCTCTGCAGGGCCGCTTTCAATCATTTCTCTGCCCATCCTGTGGGTGTGTCTGAGATTTCCAGGATCCAGGTGCAGGGCCTTGCACTCTGCTTTGCTGAACTTCACGACGTTTGCACAGGTCCACCTCTCAAGCCTGTCCatgtccctctggatggcatcccttccctccagcatgtCTAATGTACCACACTGCTTGGTGTTGTCAGCAAACTTTCTGAAGGTTCATGCTCTATTCCACTGGCTGTGTCACCAACAAAGATGCTGAACATCATCAGCCCAGTACTGACCCCTGAGGGACATCACTTGTCACTGGACAATGAACAGCTGGCCACAACTCTTTGTGTGTGGCCATCCAGGCAGTTTTTTATCCACTGAGTGTTCATCCATCAAATCCACGCCTCTCCAGTTTGGAGATGAGGATGTTGTGTGGGACAGTGTCAAATGCCTTGCTGCAGTCGAGGAAGACAATGTCAGTCGCTCTGCCCCTGTCCACCAACACTGTAGCCCCATCACAGAAGGTCACCAAATTTGTCAGGTACAATTTCCCCTTTGTAAAGCCATGTTGGCTGTTATCAATcacttctttgttttccatgtgcCTTAGCATATTTTCCTGGAGAATCTGCTCCATGATCTTGCCTGGCACAGAGGTAAGACTGACTGGTCTGTACTTCTCTGGGTGTTATGCTTTCCCTTTTGTGTGGATTTTGCAtggcctggtttttggtagtGGGGGGAGGGGGGCCCACAAAGATGGCTcctgtgggaagctgctggaagcttccaccatgtccagcagagccaatcctTGATGGCACTGAAGACAGACATACTGCTGGCCAAAACTGGGCCAATGAGAGATTTTGATAATGCCTCTAtgatgacatatttaagaaagAAGTCAAAACAAAGTCATGGGTTTTGCTCCtagtcagagaagaggaggaggtgagagtACGTGAGggaaacaacatggagacaccaaggtcagtggagaaggagggcaggaggtgctccaggcgCCAGGGCTGAGATTCCTATGCACACCGTGGTGaggaccatggtgaagcagctgtgcccctgcagcccatggggatccacaggggatgcagagatccacctgcagcctgtgggggaggagcccatgccagagcaggtggatgccaggaggaggctgtgatccagtgggagacACAGTGGAGAGAGGgagtccctgctcccaggctggagcagcctgtccttggaggactgcagcccatggaaagaGAGAGCCgtgt includes these proteins:
- the CD83 gene encoding CD83 antigen isoform X1 codes for the protein MSLGVYALLIILCNGDVYLCFAVWCLIRGTSVMIPDVAVRCAEEVVLPCKALQDSSISYQTASWYKMAGDSEGITWEVLDLESHFPREVGGSLELSNDTSFSLRIKNATGQNSGTYKCTLGEQNGERNLSSTVTLKVTGCPGIEEDKLKKYKGELFMLTCLGIFYLLLIFFTCTCLRKESMSPNYQKTRPDMKHMLTLINVCEITTLQHLNSDSTCKNELTSSSV
- the CD83 gene encoding CD83 antigen isoform X2; translated protein: MSLGVYALLIILCNVWCLIRGTSVMIPDVAVRCAEEVVLPCKALQDSSISYQTASWYKMAGDSEGITWEVLDLESHFPREVGGSLELSNDTSFSLRIKNATGQNSGTYKCTLGEQNGERNLSSTVTLKVTGCPGIEEDKLKKYKGELFMLTCLGIFYLLLIFFTCTCLRKESMSPNYQKTRPDMKHMLTLINVCEITTLQHLNSDSTCKNELTSSSV